The nucleotide sequence TGCATTACTCTAAAATCAAACGTGTTAAACTTTGGGTTTTTAGCTTTTAACTGTTTGTACAATGGCATACTTCCTATAGAAACATTTGCTGCACCTGAACCTGAGGTTAGAGATACGGTTTTAACAGTTCGTACATTTTGTACAGACCCCTTCACTTCGTTTGGAATGACAAATTGATGAATCCGTGGTACTTCATTACTGACTAATTCCAGTTTAATATTATAATCTTTTATATGCTTTCTAAAAAAATATTCTGGTCCATTTTTACTATTACCTCCAGTGAATAGCAAAGTATCAACATTAGGGTATTGCTTTAAGTAACCTATAATATCTCTAAGTTTAATATTTTTCATC is from Flavobacteriaceae bacterium and encodes:
- a CDS encoding uracil-DNA glycosylase family protein; amino-acid sequence: MFFHRHPYPPFIQNDTTKLIVGTLPPPRFSTGDLLEKDVDFCYGSCYNSLWLKIDKIHNLNLRYDNSQEAVQERKAFLIKHKIGVCDIVESAEREKIDASDLGMKNIKLRDIIGYLKQYPNVDTLLFTGGNSKNGPEYFFRKHIKDYNIKLELVSNEVPRIHQFVIPNEVKGSVQNVRTVKTVSLTSGSGAANVSIGSMPLYKQLKAKNPKFNTFDFRVMQYREFF